Proteins encoded within one genomic window of Oncorhynchus keta strain PuntledgeMale-10-30-2019 unplaced genomic scaffold, Oket_V2 Un_contig_1490_pilon_pilon, whole genome shotgun sequence:
- the LOC127918802 gene encoding uncharacterized protein LOC127918802: MWYRNCSHKYQPPLVISMSNVNQNLLLSNNPNRFPGYNVVWNPSNNSYDLLIENITESDLGLYYCGTVENNVVDDGGKGGIKQKELYHYGNITTRISLDISSPESSSSPPESSSSSPPPESSSSSPPPVDCGLCWMLLFSLCPVSALLSSLLSSFCVYSFCRTTAPTETQVPLNRTTTRGSDSREQTTSETLTSLQNQLLRPSPPAFNTSR; the protein is encoded by the exons ATGTGGTATAGGAACTGTTCTCACAAGTACCAGCCTCCTCTAGTTATTTCAATGTCCAACGTTAACCAAAATCTTCTTCTTTCTAATAATCCCAACCGTTTCCCTGGATATAATGTGGTGTGGAACCCCTCTAACAACTCCTATGATCTACTGATTGAGAACATCACTGAATCTGACCTGGGACTCTACTACTGTGGGACTGTGGAGAACAATGTAGTGGATGATGGAGGTAAAGGAGGAATTAAACAGAAAGAGTTGTACCACTATGGAAACATCACCACTAGGATTTCACTTG ACATCAGTTCTCctgagtcctcctcctcccctcctgagtcctcctcctcctctcctcctcctgagtcctcctcctcctcccctcctcctgtagACTGTGGTCTGTGTTGGATGTTGCTGTTCAGCCTGTGTCCtgtgtctgctctcctctcctctctcctctcctccttctgtgTCTACTCCTTCTGCAGAACAACAG CTCCAACTGAGACTCAGGTTCCTCTGAACAGGACGACCACCAGGGGAAGTGACAGCAGAGAGCAGACTACA agtgagaccctTACCAGCCTTCAAAACCAGCTCCTGAGACCCTCTCCGCCAGCCTTCAATACCAGCAGATGA